The following coding sequences lie in one Schistosoma mansoni strain Puerto Rico chromosome 3, complete genome genomic window:
- a CDS encoding putative 26s proteasome non-ATPase regulatory subunit — translation MPLERLEDEGLEKIPNLKLAQWAFRAGLEKTPEPLRKQLLEKITKCIQDDNMAPYYELVCKELNLPVDQRILKSMQSVNEAKIKELDAKIKDAEENLGDTEIRTAMMEKAHYLSKIGDKEGSLSQFRLILDKSLMPGFRLDTIFHIIRIGFFFGDRDLITKNIEKANSLIEEGGDWDRRNRLKVYRGLYSMSVRDFDAAAKNFLDAVATFTSYELMDYKTFIIYTVMSAMIALKRPDLREKVVRGSEIQEVLHGLPTVREYLMSLFDCRYADFFLSLAGVEQFMSCDRYLHLHTCYYVREMRIHALSQHLDSYSSLSLDSMAASFGVTPAFLDAELSRFIANGRLACKMDKVSGIIETTRPDNVNFQYQTMIKQGDILLNRIQKLSQVINI, via the exons ATGCCCCTGGAACGCCTAGAAGATGAGGGTCTTGAAAAGATTCCTAACCTTAAGCTAGCACAATGGGCCTTTCGTGCTGGATTAGAGAAAACACCTGAACCTTTGCGTAAGCAGCTTCTGGAGAAAATTACCAAGTGTATCCAAGATGATA ATATGGCTCCATACTATGAACTTGTGTGTAAAGAGCTTAATCTACCAGTTGACCAACGAATCTTGAAATCTATGCAGTCAGTAAATGAAGCAAAAATTAAGGAGTTAGATGCAAAGATTAAAGATGCGGAAGAGAATCTAGGTGATACAGAAATCAGAACCGCCATGATGGAAAAAGCTCACTATCTTAGTAAGATTGGTGACAAG GAAGGTTCTCTGTCCCAATTTCGACTGATTCTGGATAAAAGCTTAATGCCAGGCTTTCGATTAGACACAATTTTCCATATCATACGAATTGGATTCTTTTTTGGAGATAGGGATTTGATCACAAAGAATATAGAAAAAGCGAACAG CCTAATTGAAGAAGGTGGAGATTGGGATAGACGAAATCGACTTAAAGTTTACCGTGGTTTATATAGTATGTCAGTTCGAGATTTCGATGCTGCTGCTAAGAATTTCCTTGATGCAGTCGCCACATTTACTAGTTATGAGTTAATGGATTATAAAACATTTATCATATATACAGTTATGTCTGCGATGATTGCACTTAAACGCCCGGATCTTCGGGAAAAG GTTGTTCGTGGATCGGAAATTCAAGAAGTTCTGCATGGATTACCTACTGTACGTGAATATCTCATGTCTTTATTTGATTGTCGTTATGCTGACTTCTTCCTTTCACTTG CTGGAGTTGAACAGTTCATGAGTTGTGATCGTTATTTGCACTTACATACATGTTATTATGTTCGTGAAATGCGTATTCATGCATTAAGTCAACATTTAGATTCATACAGTAGTTTAAGCTTAGATAGTATGGCCGCATCGTTTGGTGTAACTCCAGCATTTTTGGATGCTGAATTATCACGTTTCATAGCCAATGGTCGATTAGCTTGTAAAATGGATAAAGTTTCAGGTATTATTGAAACAACACGTCCAGATAATGTGAATTTTCAATATCAG ACTATGATTAAACAAGGCGATATTCTACTGAACCGAATTCAAAAATTGAGTCAAGTTATCAATATATAG